ACGAGTGAAGATTCTCCTCGCTTGTTGCCTGACGGCGTCCTCGGCTTCCGCCTGGGACCTCTTCGGCCATCACGTCGTGTGCGCGATCGCCTGGGAGGAACTGGACGAGCCGACGCGCCGGGATGTGATCGAGGGATTGCTCGATGCACCGGAGAGCTCCGATATCAAGAGCCTTCTCCCTCCCGGCCCGAGGCCTTACGCCGAACGCTCGCGCGAGCTGTTCCTGAAGACCTGTGCATGGGCAGACCTAGTGCGCGACGAGCTTTTGCCCGAGCGTAAAGAGCTCTACGACCATCCCCAATGGCACTATGTCAATCGTTTCTGGACGCCGCAGGGGTCGGGCTTTAAGCTCCTGCCGGAGATGGGAACACTCGGAGAGCTCGTCGAGCGACTCGAGACTTCGGCGAAAGCAGCGGCCAATGACTCCCGTCCGGCGTCCGAGCGCGCCATCGATATCGCCTGGGTTCTCCACCTGGTGGGCGATGTGCATCAGCCGCTTCACTCGAGCGGGCGGGTGACCGAGCGCGATCCCGAGGGAGACCGCGGCGGAAACGATTTCGAGCTGGAAGACCTGGAGGCGGGAAACCTTCACGCATACTGGGACTCGATTCTCACCCGCTCGCGGAGGAAGTATCACAGCGAGAGCTACTTCTCGTGGGTGACGCGGGTCGCTTCGGAGTTGGCGGAGGCCCACCCTCGGGATCGGCTCGGAGAAGAGAT
This region of Vicinamibacteria bacterium genomic DNA includes:
- a CDS encoding S1/P1 nuclease translates to MRRVKILLACCLTASSASAWDLFGHHVVCAIAWEELDEPTRRDVIEGLLDAPESSDIKSLLPPGPRPYAERSRELFLKTCAWADLVRDELLPERKELYDHPQWHYVNRFWTPQGSGFKLLPEMGTLGELVERLETSAKAAANDSRPASERAIDIAWVLHLVGDVHQPLHSSGRVTERDPEGDRGGNDFELEDLEAGNLHAYWDSILTRSRRKYHSESYFSWVTRVASELAEAHPRDRLGEEIASKDFDGWSRAGAMLAMSEAYPSYLVRDAAPPREYQSRVFAVASRQGALAGYRLADLLEQIFREALTASGSSAAWACNGRESSSSARFSGTAPS